The genomic interval CCCGTGGCGCATCTGGCGCCTCGTGGCGGTGATGGACTCGCTCTCGCAATGAACGCCCCATTTCCGGAGGTGACATGAACTCTCGCGCACGCGCGCTGGCGGAACGGATCGAGCAAGGAGCCGCGGCGCTCGCCGCCTTCGCCGAGAAGCTGACCGACGCGGAGTGGAACACACCCGTGCCCGGCGACGGACGCACGGTGGGCGTGACGGTGCATCATGTGGCGAACATGTATCCGATCGAGGTCGAGCTGGCCCAGGTGCTCGCGTCGGGTAAAGCGATCGAAGGCGTGACCTGGGACGCGGTCGCCGGCATCAACCGGAAGCACGCGCACGAGCACGCGCGCTGCACGAAGCAGGAGGCGCTCGAGTTCCTGCGACGGAACAGCAAGGCGGCGGCGGACGCCGTGCGCACGATCCGGGACGAGGACCTGGACCGCGCCGCTCCGGTGTCGCTCAACGGAGACGCGCCGCTCACGGCTCAGTTCTTCATCGAGGACCACGCCCTGCGGCACAGCTTCCACCATCTCGCGAAGATCAAGGCGGCGCTGAAGAAGTAGCCGGGGCGGATGAGGAGCAAGGAAGGAATCGCGATGGACTACAAGGTGACGAAGGAGGCGAAGGAGGAGTTCCTCGAGGTCTACGATCGCGAGCACGAGACCACGATGAAGGTGCTCCGCGCGTACCCCGAGGACAAGGCCGACTTCAAGCCGCACCCCACGAGCCAGAGCGCGCGCGAGCTCGCCTGGACCTT from Candidatus Eisenbacteria bacterium carries:
- a CDS encoding DinB family protein; translated protein: MNSRARALAERIEQGAAALAAFAEKLTDAEWNTPVPGDGRTVGVTVHHVANMYPIEVELAQVLASGKAIEGVTWDAVAGINRKHAHEHARCTKQEALEFLRRNSKAAADAVRTIRDEDLDRAAPVSLNGDAPLTAQFFIEDHALRHSFHHLAKIKAALKK